In Herbinix luporum, a single window of DNA contains:
- a CDS encoding LacI family DNA-binding transcriptional regulator translates to MAVTILDVAREAGVSKSTVSLVINNSDRVKPETQYKVREAIKKLGYTPNIAARELTTNRTHTLGLIFLTSNINQKPYAFTSICETLLYDTSNGIYAGLADSQYSLLVERFSVTENSMPELIKNRRLDGVFLIGGLFTNHFIETLQKMKIPFVIIGRQYEGFDSISVDTEEVGYMGAKYLLEQGHKKIAFINGPITSSNSLKKVDGIQRALRDLDADPKSVEIIYSDSYSGLSGYNALQALWEQGLRPDAVFGGSDGLTSGASRFLYERALRIPDDISVLGYEDSILAEYATPALTVIDAHKEDLGKEASFVLINRIKKPRAKAVSLTIKPSLIIRDSVRSR, encoded by the coding sequence ATGGCAGTAACAATCTTAGATGTAGCAAGAGAGGCTGGGGTATCAAAAAGTACCGTATCCTTAGTTATCAATAATTCCGATAGAGTAAAACCGGAAACACAATATAAGGTACGGGAAGCCATTAAAAAACTTGGATACACTCCCAATATTGCTGCTAGAGAATTAACTACCAACCGCACTCATACTCTGGGATTAATATTTTTAACATCTAACATTAATCAAAAACCTTATGCATTTACTTCAATATGTGAGACCCTGCTCTATGATACCAGTAACGGAATTTATGCCGGACTTGCAGATAGCCAATACTCTCTTTTGGTAGAGCGTTTCTCAGTTACCGAAAATTCAATGCCCGAACTAATTAAAAATCGACGTCTTGATGGTGTGTTTTTAATTGGTGGACTGTTTACCAATCACTTCATAGAAACACTTCAAAAGATGAAAATTCCTTTTGTGATAATCGGTCGTCAATATGAAGGTTTTGATTCCATTTCAGTAGATACGGAAGAGGTAGGCTATATGGGTGCAAAATATTTGCTGGAACAAGGCCATAAGAAAATTGCCTTCATTAACGGTCCGATCACTAGCAGTAACTCTCTAAAAAAGGTAGACGGTATACAAAGGGCTCTGAGGGATTTAGATGCCGATCCTAAGTCGGTGGAGATTATTTACAGTGATAGTTATTCCGGATTAAGCGGATATAATGCTTTACAAGCATTATGGGAGCAAGGCCTTCGTCCTGACGCAGTCTTTGGCGGCAGCGACGGTCTTACATCAGGGGCTTCCCGCTTTCTATATGAGCGGGCTCTTAGGATTCCGGATGATATTTCTGTTCTCGGTTATGAGGATTCTATATTGGCCGAATATGCAACACCGGCACTTACAGTAATTGATGCTCATAAAGAAGATTTGGGCAAGGAAGCCAGTTTTGTACTTATTAATCGTATTAAGAAACCCAGAGCAAAAGCAGTAAGTCTTACCATAAAGCCATCCCTAATTATCAGAGATTCTGTCAGAAGCAGATGA
- a CDS encoding HAD hydrolase family protein: MVLLFADMNERMRARADLESLPFVEVSSSLDRNLELNRKGGNKGNGLKALAKYLNLNINQVMALGDSDNDITMIETAGLGIAMANAAPEIIKVADGVTDSNDEDGVAHAIERWVLNT, translated from the coding sequence ATCGTACTCCTCTTTGCTGATATGAATGAACGCATGAGGGCAAGGGCGGACTTGGAGAGCTTGCCTTTTGTTGAAGTAAGCAGTTCTCTTGATAGAAACCTGGAACTAAACCGAAAGGGAGGCAATAAAGGGAATGGCTTAAAAGCATTGGCCAAATATCTAAATTTAAATATAAATCAAGTAATGGCCTTAGGTGATAGCGATAATGATATTACCATGATTGAAACAGCCGGCTTAGGTATTGCCATGGCTAATGCGGCTCCTGAAATTATTAAAGTTGCCGACGGGGTGACTGATAGTAATGATGAGGACGGAGTAGCACATGCCATCGAAAGATGGGTTTTAAATACATAA
- a CDS encoding xylulokinase: MADINVINARKEAIKDGRTILGIELGSTRIKTVLVDENHKPIAIGNYDWENKYIDNVWTYDLEDIWKGLQGSYRDMANQVKSRYGLDITTVGAMGFSAMMHGYMAFNKEGKLLAPFRTWRNTITGQASDKLTELFQYNIPQRWSVAHLYQAILNGEEHVSDIDYLVTLSGYIHWKMTGCKVLGIGDASGMFPINLQTKDFNEKMLTQFDELLAQENLPWKLKEILPKVLVAGKEAGRLTEEGARLLDPTGNLKAGIPLCPPEGDAGTGMTATNCVAKRTCNVSAGTSVFAMVVLEDELSKVHKEIDLVMTPAGDPVAMAHSNNCTTDLDAWVSLFGEFLESMEIKPDISKLYSVLYNKALEGDIDCGGLLSYGYYAGEHITHLSEGRPLFVRMPDSNFNLANFMRVHLFTALGALKTGMDILYKEEQVKVDRVLGHGGLFKTKGVGQRILAAAMNSPVTVMETAGEGGAWGIALLAAYMLYKKKDETLDSYLANKVFADDLGITIKPDKNDVEGFEQFMKRYTKGLAIEQKAVEVLR; encoded by the coding sequence ATGGCTGATATTAATGTAATAAATGCAAGAAAAGAAGCTATTAAAGATGGGCGGACTATTTTAGGAATAGAACTTGGTTCAACAAGGATAAAAACTGTATTGGTAGATGAAAATCATAAACCAATCGCCATAGGTAATTACGATTGGGAGAATAAATATATTGACAATGTATGGACATATGATTTAGAGGATATCTGGAAAGGATTGCAAGGAAGCTACCGTGATATGGCAAATCAAGTAAAAAGCCGGTACGGCCTTGATATAACTACTGTCGGTGCCATGGGCTTTAGTGCCATGATGCACGGCTATATGGCTTTTAATAAAGAGGGTAAGTTACTGGCTCCTTTTCGTACTTGGAGAAACACCATAACCGGGCAAGCCTCCGATAAATTAACTGAACTTTTTCAGTATAATATTCCCCAAAGGTGGAGTGTTGCTCATCTGTATCAGGCAATTCTAAATGGAGAAGAACATGTCTCTGATATAGATTATCTGGTTACCCTATCAGGTTATATACACTGGAAAATGACCGGATGTAAGGTTCTAGGTATCGGTGATGCCTCCGGAATGTTTCCTATAAATTTGCAAACCAAAGATTTTAATGAAAAAATGCTTACACAGTTTGATGAGCTGCTTGCCCAAGAAAATCTCCCTTGGAAGTTAAAAGAAATTTTACCTAAAGTTTTGGTTGCGGGTAAGGAGGCAGGAAGATTAACAGAGGAAGGTGCCAGACTTCTAGACCCTACAGGTAATTTAAAAGCAGGAATCCCCCTTTGTCCCCCTGAAGGAGATGCGGGAACCGGAATGACTGCAACTAATTGTGTGGCTAAAAGAACCTGTAATGTATCAGCCGGAACCAGTGTCTTTGCCATGGTGGTGCTAGAGGATGAGCTTTCCAAGGTACATAAGGAAATAGATCTTGTTATGACACCGGCAGGAGACCCTGTTGCCATGGCCCATAGCAACAACTGTACCACGGATTTAGATGCCTGGGTTTCTTTATTTGGTGAATTTTTAGAGTCAATGGAAATTAAGCCGGATATATCTAAACTGTATTCGGTCTTGTATAATAAGGCCCTTGAAGGGGATATAGACTGCGGAGGTCTACTTTCCTATGGTTATTATGCAGGGGAACATATTACTCATTTATCAGAAGGAAGACCCTTGTTTGTAAGGATGCCTGATTCTAATTTTAATTTAGCTAATTTTATGAGAGTTCATCTGTTTACGGCCTTGGGAGCTTTAAAGACCGGTATGGATATTCTATATAAAGAAGAACAAGTTAAAGTGGACAGGGTACTGGGCCACGGAGGTTTATTTAAAACTAAGGGTGTAGGCCAAAGAATATTGGCAGCAGCTATGAATTCACCGGTTACAGTTATGGAAACTGCCGGAGAAGGTGGAGCTTGGGGAATAGCTCTGCTGGCAGCTTATATGCTGTATAAGAAAAAAGATGAAACATTGGATAGCTACCTGGCTAACAAAGTATTTGCGGATGATTTAGGTATTACCATAAAGCCTGATAAAAATGATGTAGAAGGTTTCGAGCAGTTTATGAAAAGATATACTAAGGGACTGGCTATTGAGCAGAAAGCCGTAGAAGTGCTTAGATAA
- a CDS encoding DHH family phosphoesterase, which produces MGKKLRLNSSLKGYLLWPIYLTVILLFMNISIYAIDKNAGYVMSAFILVYFLLALSVFYFKRHQINTELVRYAMDFAQVQKRLLKEMAVPYALLDIDGRLQWGNNEFMDLLEGKKAINRFISNIIPEITEDILPKAEKDEILDINLNNRSYRVVLRKVIAPSFDEDVNWNFSEPEKAWDTNNALIAMYLFDETEIIALKKENKEQRLVVGLLYIDNYDEALDSIDEVRRSLLTALVDRKINKYMQNIDAVIKKLEKDKFIFVFKQKYLSVLQNTKFSILEEVRNVNIGNEMSVTISIGLGVNADSYITGYEYARAAIDLALGRGGDQAIIKDGDKISYYGGKSIQVEKTTRVKARVKAHAFREFVEGKDKIVVMGHAIGDVDSFGAAIGVYRIGKTFNKKVHIVINEITTALRPMINRFIDNPDYEDDLFIQNEQAKEVVDANTLLVIVDVNRPSLLECKELLHYARTIIIFDHHRQTDEAIDNAALSYIEPYASSTCEMIAEILQYIGGNLKLRSVEADALYAGIMIDTNNFLTKAGVRTFEAAAYLRRNGADVTRLRKIFRSDFLEFKIKADAISSTEVYLDYYAIAVCAGADVDSPTVLGAQVANDLLNIANMKASFVFTEFNNKIYISARSIDEVNVQVIMEKLGGGGHLSVAGSQLENCTIEEAIIMLKEVLDTMVKEGEI; this is translated from the coding sequence ATGGGTAAGAAATTAAGACTAAATAGTTCATTAAAAGGTTACCTGTTATGGCCGATTTATCTAACCGTGATTTTGTTATTTATGAACATAAGTATATATGCCATTGACAAAAATGCCGGTTATGTTATGTCTGCCTTTATATTAGTTTATTTTTTATTGGCTCTTTCAGTATTTTATTTTAAGCGCCATCAGATTAATACTGAGCTTGTCCGCTATGCCATGGATTTTGCACAGGTGCAAAAACGCCTCTTAAAAGAAATGGCAGTTCCTTATGCCCTACTTGATATTGATGGAAGACTTCAATGGGGTAATAATGAATTTATGGACTTGCTTGAGGGGAAGAAGGCTATTAATCGTTTTATCTCAAACATAATCCCTGAGATAACAGAGGATATTCTCCCTAAAGCAGAAAAAGATGAAATTTTAGATATAAATTTAAATAATCGAAGTTATAGGGTTGTGCTTCGTAAAGTTATAGCTCCCAGTTTTGACGAAGATGTTAACTGGAATTTTTCCGAACCTGAAAAGGCTTGGGATACAAATAATGCTCTAATTGCCATGTATTTGTTTGATGAGACAGAGATTATTGCTCTGAAGAAAGAAAATAAAGAGCAAAGATTGGTTGTAGGATTATTATATATTGATAATTATGATGAAGCCCTAGACAGTATCGATGAAGTAAGACGCTCCTTACTTACTGCTTTGGTAGATAGAAAAATAAATAAATATATGCAGAACATAGATGCAGTTATAAAGAAGTTGGAAAAGGATAAGTTTATTTTTGTATTTAAGCAAAAATACTTATCTGTTTTACAGAATACAAAATTCTCCATTCTAGAAGAAGTCAGAAATGTAAATATAGGCAATGAGATGTCCGTTACTATAAGTATAGGACTTGGAGTAAATGCTGACAGCTATATTACAGGATATGAATATGCCAGAGCTGCCATTGATCTTGCCCTAGGCAGAGGGGGCGACCAGGCTATTATTAAAGATGGGGATAAGATTTCCTACTATGGGGGCAAGAGTATTCAGGTTGAGAAAACCACCAGAGTTAAAGCCAGGGTTAAAGCCCATGCATTCCGTGAGTTTGTAGAGGGCAAGGATAAGATAGTTGTTATGGGACATGCTATTGGGGATGTGGATTCCTTTGGTGCAGCCATTGGCGTTTATAGGATTGGAAAGACATTTAATAAAAAAGTCCATATAGTAATTAACGAGATAACAACTGCCCTAAGGCCTATGATTAATCGTTTTATAGATAATCCTGATTATGAGGATGATTTATTTATACAAAATGAGCAGGCAAAAGAAGTTGTAGATGCCAATACATTACTTGTAATTGTGGATGTTAACCGTCCCAGTTTATTGGAATGTAAGGAACTGCTTCATTATGCCAGAACTATTATTATATTTGACCACCATAGGCAGACTGATGAAGCTATTGATAATGCCGCTTTGTCCTATATAGAGCCTTATGCTTCTTCAACCTGTGAAATGATTGCTGAGATACTACAATATATCGGCGGCAATTTAAAATTACGGTCGGTAGAGGCTGATGCCCTTTATGCCGGTATAATGATTGATACTAATAATTTCTTAACAAAAGCCGGAGTAAGAACCTTTGAAGCTGCCGCATATCTTAGAAGAAACGGAGCAGACGTAACCAGGCTTCGCAAAATATTTAGGAGTGATTTCCTTGAATTTAAGATTAAGGCAGATGCCATCAGCAGCACAGAGGTTTATCTTGATTACTATGCCATAGCGGTTTGTGCCGGTGCAGATGTGGACAGCCCGACGGTCTTAGGGGCCCAGGTGGCCAATGACCTTTTAAATATTGCTAATATGAAAGCCTCTTTTGTTTTTACAGAATTCAACAACAAAATATATATCAGTGCCAGATCCATAGACGAAGTCAACGTCCAAGTTATTATGGAAAAATTAGGCGGTGGCGGCCATCTTAGTGTTGCAGGCAGTCAGTTGGAAAATTGCACTATAGAAGAGGCAATAATTATGCTTAAGGAAGTCCTTGACACCATGGTGAAAGAGGGCGAAATTTGA
- the rplI gene encoding 50S ribosomal protein L9, with protein sequence MEVILIEDVKNLGKKGDVVKVSDGYARNFILPKKLGIEATKQNLHDLKLQKQAEEKRQKELLEEARQLASQLEAVKVNLTLKAGEGGKTFGSISTKEIANALNEQAGFNLDRKKIQLSEPIKSAGTFTVGVKLHPKVTASIKVVVEAV encoded by the coding sequence ATGGAAGTTATTTTAATTGAAGATGTTAAGAACCTAGGAAAAAAAGGTGATGTTGTTAAAGTTAGTGACGGTTATGCAAGAAATTTTATTTTACCAAAGAAGCTTGGTATAGAAGCAACAAAGCAAAATCTTCATGACTTAAAGTTACAAAAGCAGGCCGAGGAAAAAAGGCAGAAAGAGTTGTTAGAGGAAGCCAGACAATTGGCAAGTCAACTAGAGGCAGTTAAAGTTAATTTAACCTTAAAGGCCGGTGAGGGTGGAAAAACTTTCGGGTCAATTTCCACAAAGGAGATTGCAAATGCCTTAAATGAGCAGGCAGGCTTTAATTTGGACAGGAAGAAAATCCAACTTTCTGAACCTATTAAAAGTGCGGGAACATTTACTGTAGGAGTAAAATTACATCCAAAGGTTACTGCAAGTATTAAGGTTGTAGTCGAAGCAGTGTAA
- the dnaB gene encoding replicative DNA helicase, translating into MDEAFIKKILPHSMEAEQSVIGSMIMDKEAITLASEIISSSDFYDPQLGILFDTMLELFNEGKPVDLITLQNRLKEMDVPPQLSSLEYIRDLVSTVPTSANVKYYAQIVKEKAVLRRLIKVAEETANDCYLDKEKLDVILEKTEKQVFDIVQNRGTKEFTDIKDVVLRSIDSIEAASKNQGSVTGIATGFYDLDYKTAGLQPSDLILIAARPSMGKTAFALNIAEYVALRSNITTAIFSLEMSQDQLVKRLLAMNSRVDSQNIRTGNLSADEWASLMESARIIGNSDLVIDDTSAISVSELRSKCRKLKLEKNLGLVIIDYLQLMTGSKRSESRQQEISEISRSLKSLAREINVPVIALSQLSRAVEQRPDKRPMLSDLRESGAIEQDADVVMFIYRDDYYNHDTQEPGVSEIIIGKQRNGPTGTVKLAWQSQYTKFANLER; encoded by the coding sequence ATGGATGAAGCTTTTATAAAAAAGATACTTCCCCATAGTATGGAGGCTGAGCAGTCGGTCATCGGCTCCATGATTATGGACAAAGAGGCCATTACCTTAGCCTCAGAAATAATTAGCAGCAGCGATTTTTATGACCCACAGCTTGGCATACTGTTTGACACCATGCTGGAATTATTTAATGAAGGAAAACCGGTAGATTTGATTACTTTACAAAACAGGTTAAAGGAAATGGATGTTCCGCCACAGTTAAGCAGTTTGGAGTATATTAGAGATTTAGTATCCACGGTTCCCACCTCCGCTAATGTAAAGTATTATGCACAGATTGTCAAAGAAAAGGCAGTTCTTAGAAGGCTTATTAAGGTTGCGGAAGAAACTGCAAATGACTGCTATCTTGATAAAGAAAAACTGGATGTTATTCTTGAAAAAACAGAAAAACAAGTATTTGACATTGTTCAAAATCGGGGAACAAAGGAATTTACCGATATTAAAGATGTTGTACTGCGTTCCATAGATAGTATTGAAGCAGCCTCTAAGAATCAGGGAAGTGTTACCGGTATTGCTACAGGTTTTTATGACTTGGATTATAAAACAGCAGGACTGCAGCCTTCTGATTTAATCTTAATAGCGGCCAGACCCTCCATGGGTAAGACAGCTTTTGCTTTAAATATTGCCGAATATGTGGCTCTGCGTTCAAATATTACAACGGCTATTTTTAGCTTGGAAATGTCACAGGATCAATTGGTAAAGCGTTTGTTGGCTATGAATTCCAGGGTAGACTCCCAAAATATTAGGACAGGTAATTTGTCTGCAGATGAGTGGGCCAGCTTAATGGAAAGTGCTAGGATTATCGGTAATTCCGATCTAGTTATAGATGATACATCCGCTATTTCTGTAAGCGAGCTTAGGTCCAAATGCCGAAAGCTAAAACTAGAGAAAAATCTTGGCTTAGTTATCATTGACTATCTACAGTTAATGACCGGAAGTAAACGGTCTGAGTCAAGACAGCAGGAAATATCTGAAATATCCCGTTCATTAAAGTCTCTGGCAAGAGAGATTAATGTACCGGTTATTGCCCTATCTCAGTTAAGCCGTGCGGTTGAGCAGCGGCCAGATAAAAGACCTATGTTATCAGACTTAAGAGAATCCGGGGCTATCGAGCAAGATGCTGACGTTGTAATGTTTATTTATCGTGATGATTATTATAACCATGATACACAGGAGCCGGGGGTTTCAGAAATTATAATAGGAAAACAGCGTAACGGTCCTACCGGAACTGTAAAACTGGCTTGGCAGTCACAATATACCAAGTTTGCTAATTTAGAAAGATAA
- a CDS encoding helix-turn-helix domain-containing protein, translating into MGDIRYMISEASKRVGVESHTLRYWEEELDLPVKRNEMGHRYYKDSDIEILKKIKILKEHGYQLKAIKMLLANLEHLESLDNQTIVKLKDELNGKVIDMWKDDNNLEVEQEEGTSIVSSEENNEIKAENQDKMQQFKAIMNQIVMSALKENNTQLSEEISTNVTSNVIKEMNYLMRLQEEREEERYRKFDATLRDYQKSRMQIAATYEGRRRKKSKFFKKNKVYI; encoded by the coding sequence ATGGGAGATATCAGGTATATGATTTCAGAGGCTTCAAAAAGGGTCGGGGTAGAATCACATACATTACGGTATTGGGAGGAAGAATTAGATTTGCCTGTTAAAAGGAATGAGATGGGGCACAGGTATTATAAAGATTCTGATATTGAAATCTTAAAGAAGATAAAAATTTTAAAAGAACATGGCTATCAACTTAAAGCGATAAAAATGCTTCTGGCTAATCTAGAGCATTTAGAATCTCTTGATAATCAGACTATTGTAAAGCTTAAAGATGAACTAAATGGGAAGGTGATTGATATGTGGAAAGATGACAATAATCTTGAAGTTGAACAAGAAGAAGGGACAAGCATTGTTAGCAGTGAGGAAAATAATGAAATCAAGGCAGAAAATCAAGATAAAATGCAACAGTTTAAGGCGATTATGAATCAGATTGTTATGTCTGCTTTAAAAGAAAACAATACCCAGCTATCAGAGGAAATCAGCACAAATGTAACAAGTAATGTTATTAAGGAAATGAATTATCTTATGAGGCTTCAAGAAGAAAGGGAAGAAGAAAGATATCGGAAATTTGATGCTACTTTAAGAGATTATCAAAAAAGTAGAATGCAAATTGCAGCTACATATGAAGGCAGGAGAAGAAAGAAATCAAAATTTTTTAAAAAGAATAAGGTCTACATATAA
- a CDS encoding DUF362 domain-containing protein: MAHTINDECISCGACADQCPTSAISEGANHFEIDPDTCVDCGACVDICPTGSISA, encoded by the coding sequence ATGGCTCATACAATTAATGACGAGTGCATTAGCTGCGGTGCTTGCGCTGATCAGTGCCCTACTAGTGCAATTTCTGAAGGTGCTAACCATTTTGAAATTGATCCCGATACATGTGTAGATTGCGGAGCATGTGTAGACATCTGCCCTACCGGTTCAATTTCAGCATAG
- a CDS encoding DUF1858 domain-containing protein has protein sequence MATITKDMTIAQAIAMDQNIIPVLLDIGMHCLGCPSAQGETLEEAAMVHGIDPDDLMERITAVTGE, from the coding sequence ATGGCTACGATTACTAAGGATATGACAATTGCACAGGCAATTGCCATGGATCAGAATATTATTCCTGTACTTCTTGATATCGGAATGCACTGTCTTGGTTGCCCTTCTGCACAGGGAGAGACCTTAGAGGAGGCTGCTATGGTGCATGGAATAGATCCAGATGATCTTATGGAAAGAATCACTGCTGTAACAGGAGAATAA
- a CDS encoding adaptor protein MecA: protein MKIEKISDNQIRCTLNKSDLIDRELKLSELAYGTEKAKALFRDMIQQAFYEFGFEVDDIPLMIEAIPVSTECLILVITKVEDPDELDTRFSKFSSFNTHDFTDKSDEDDVYADEIINTFEHLNDFSEDADDKPKGFIDIPDSLDDDKSKVNIPTNLTKIYSFRSLKELTKLANVLAGIYKGNNTLYKDPATGTYYLVLSISSHTPEEFNKISNIISEFGKAERTTYASVNYYEEHYEIIVKDQALQILSVM, encoded by the coding sequence ATGAAGATAGAAAAGATTAGTGATAACCAGATTAGATGTACCTTGAATAAAAGTGATTTGATAGACAGAGAATTAAAGTTAAGCGAACTGGCCTATGGAACAGAAAAAGCTAAAGCCTTATTTCGGGATATGATTCAACAGGCCTTTTATGAGTTCGGTTTTGAAGTAGATGATATTCCTCTAATGATTGAAGCCATTCCTGTTTCAACAGAATGTTTAATATTGGTTATAACGAAGGTAGAGGATCCGGATGAATTGGATACCAGGTTTTCCAAATTCTCCTCCTTTAATACCCACGATTTTACCGATAAATCCGACGAAGATGATGTCTATGCCGATGAGATAATCAACACTTTTGAACACTTAAATGATTTCTCAGAGGATGCCGATGATAAACCTAAGGGCTTTATAGATATTCCTGACTCTTTAGATGATGATAAATCTAAGGTGAATATTCCCACTAATTTGACCAAGATTTATTCTTTCCGATCTCTTAAGGAGCTTACTAAACTAGCAAATGTTTTAGCGGGAATTTATAAGGGTAATAATACCCTTTATAAGGATCCGGCCACAGGAACTTATTATTTAGTCCTTAGCATTTCAAGTCATACTCCGGAAGAATTTAATAAAATCAGTAATATAATTTCTGAATTTGGTAAGGCAGAGCGTACAACTTATGCTAGTGTAAATTACTATGAAGAACATTATGAAATTATTGTTAAGGATCAAGCACTACAAATCCTGTCTGTCATGTAA
- a CDS encoding serine/threonine-protein kinase encodes MQEEIWFGKYRIQKLLGQGGTAKVYLAEHIKLNSFRAIKYISKHHPLYKLQLKEAQILKDLKHSCIPIIYDIEEDEEGSYIIEQYLEGVTLKDYVMERNTLSEDMIICFALQLCDLIHYLHSVKRPVLYLDLKPENIMVTGKTLMLIDFGSAIYRDEIKSKTKFYGTIGYAAPELYNNHPVDEKSDIYGIGMLLYFMVTGKLSYKSREDIKHIDYISNCSKKLKHIISRCLRYNSSQRYTCVSQLQKHLSAIMNNKNYKVMKGSSIEIGIAGSQPRIGTTHLSFSLCTYLIQKNISCLYIEYNKSRCLWKIQKRYFNLKKNKGVVKINSIPMVNMDYAQVMDLSKYNIIVKDYGSLDSDNKEEYLKSQVKILLLGAKDWELGFSEEALKLITEYKDIIFLFNYVDTRQFGQAQKSMIFRNCLRIPYEPNPFAKFKDKVSHDFFKELADLCFEGVIS; translated from the coding sequence ATGCAAGAAGAAATATGGTTTGGCAAATACCGCATCCAAAAACTTCTTGGCCAGGGAGGCACCGCCAAGGTTTATCTGGCAGAACATATCAAATTAAATTCATTTCGAGCAATCAAGTACATCTCCAAACATCATCCCTTATATAAGTTACAGCTTAAGGAAGCACAAATATTAAAAGATCTAAAACATTCATGTATTCCTATAATTTATGATATTGAAGAAGATGAAGAAGGTTCCTATATTATTGAGCAATATCTTGAAGGAGTAACTTTAAAAGATTATGTCATGGAAAGGAATACGCTCAGTGAAGATATGATAATATGCTTCGCTCTGCAGCTTTGTGATTTAATCCATTATCTCCATTCTGTAAAAAGGCCTGTTTTATATCTGGACCTAAAGCCGGAGAATATTATGGTAACAGGTAAAACCCTTATGCTGATAGATTTTGGTAGTGCCATTTATCGTGATGAGATTAAGAGCAAGACCAAGTTTTACGGTACCATAGGATATGCAGCCCCTGAACTATATAATAATCATCCGGTGGACGAAAAATCTGATATATACGGAATAGGAATGCTCTTATATTTTATGGTGACAGGGAAACTATCCTATAAGAGCCGGGAAGATATAAAACATATTGATTATATTTCTAATTGCTCAAAAAAGCTTAAGCATATTATCAGCCGGTGCCTTAGATATAATTCATCACAAAGGTATACCTGTGTATCCCAATTACAAAAACATTTGTCAGCAATTATGAATAACAAAAACTATAAAGTAATGAAAGGATCATCCATAGAAATTGGGATTGCAGGATCACAACCTAGAATCGGAACTACCCACTTATCATTTAGTCTTTGCACTTATTTAATTCAAAAGAATATATCATGTCTTTATATTGAATATAATAAGAGCAGATGTCTATGGAAGATTCAAAAAAGATATTTTAACCTTAAGAAAAATAAAGGTGTAGTTAAGATTAATAGCATCCCAATGGTTAATATGGATTATGCACAGGTGATGGATTTATCAAAATATAATATAATTGTCAAGGATTATGGTAGCCTAGATAGTGATAACAAGGAGGAATATCTAAAATCTCAAGTAAAAATTCTTCTACTTGGGGCTAAGGATTGGGAACTGGGATTTTCTGAGGAAGCATTAAAACTTATAACTGAATATAAAGATATTATTTTTCTATTTAATTATGTTGACACAAGACAGTTTGGGCAAGCCCAAAAAAGCATGATATTTAGGAATTGTCTTCGTATACCCTATGAACCAAATCCATTTGCAAAATTTAAGGATAAAGTTAGCCATGATTTTTTTAAAGAGTTGGCTGATTTATGTTTCGAAGGAGTGATATCCTGA